A stretch of Lactiplantibacillus brownii DNA encodes these proteins:
- a CDS encoding MarR family winged helix-turn-helix transcriptional regulator, whose product MSLQHPVTTAELIYQVGQLEGQIIQRRLADIGIRMDHARLLHYVSDVAGTNQANLAEYLNVQPATLTNMIKKLEKQNLIIRRVNPINSHMKQIFLLPEGEKAAHKINEVFNQLNRIVASVQLTDVAQFQQLLARLEAKYKD is encoded by the coding sequence GTTGGTCAATTAGAGGGCCAGATTATTCAACGTCGGTTGGCGGATATTGGGATTCGAATGGATCACGCCCGACTCCTGCATTATGTGAGTGATGTCGCTGGAACTAATCAAGCTAATTTAGCTGAATATTTAAATGTGCAGCCGGCCACGCTAACTAATATGATCAAAAAATTGGAGAAGCAGAATTTAATTATTCGACGCGTTAATCCAATTAACTCACACATGAAGCAGATCTTTTTGCTGCCAGAAGGCGAAAAAGCAGCGCATAAGATCAACGAGGTTTTCAACCAATTGAATCGTATTGTTGCGTCTGTGCAGCTAACGGATGTCGCACAATTTCAGCAGTTATTGGCACGATTAGAAGCTAAATATAAGGACTAA
- a CDS encoding plasmid pRiA4b ORF-3 family protein, protein MPENAAMEILIRLKNVAPAVSRKLIVPVTIRYDQLHVLIQLAFGWTNSHLYKFELPQQPDLEYVGYVDDMSLVAEQIPADQAYLFPDLQQTKLIYTYDFGESWEHEIILKRMLTFDEIKHVQVPSCTWSRGANCAEDGQDPKYALPFNRQDLNSRLKLWSRAGEQLIRADDMGLNPESDY, encoded by the coding sequence ATGCCAGAAAATGCAGCCATGGAAATATTAATTCGGTTAAAAAATGTTGCACCCGCAGTCTCACGAAAGCTGATCGTGCCTGTGACGATCCGTTATGACCAGTTACATGTGCTGATTCAGCTCGCGTTTGGCTGGACTAATTCTCATTTATATAAATTCGAATTACCGCAACAACCGGATCTTGAATATGTTGGCTATGTGGATGATATGAGTCTCGTAGCTGAACAGATTCCAGCGGATCAAGCGTATCTGTTCCCTGATTTACAACAAACTAAGCTGATTTATACTTATGATTTTGGTGAAAGCTGGGAACATGAGATTATTTTGAAGCGGATGCTAACTTTCGATGAAATTAAGCACGTTCAAGTGCCAAGTTGTACCTGGAGTCGGGGCGCTAATTGTGCCGAAGATGGGCAGGATCCTAAATATGCCTTGCCATTTAATCGGCAAGACTTGAATAGTCGTTTGAAACTGTGGTCACGTGCGGGCGAGCAACTTATTCGTGCAGACGATATGGGATTGAATCCTGAAAGTGATTACTAA